GTGAGAAACGATTACACGTCTGAGAATCTTTCTGCAAAAGGCGCGTATGAACTGTCTGCTGCCAATATAGATGCACAAGTAACTCTGTTGGCCACTGGCTCAGAAGTCGGAATTGCACTCGACGCACAAAAAGCCCTTGAAGCAGAAGGCATTGGCACACGGGTTGTATCGGTTCCCTGTACCGATCTGTTTGATGCGCAGTCCCAGAGCTATCAGACGGAAACGCTGGGCCCCGGCACTGTCAAGGTTGCCATTGAAGCCGCTAGCTCATACGGTTGGTCTCGCTATATCGGTCGTGAAGGTGAGTTTGTAGGTCTCGATAGTTTTGGTGCCTCGGCCCCTGCTGGAGATTTGTACAAGCATTTCAACATTACGAGCGAAGCCGTTGTGGAAGCGGCAAAAAAACAGCTTTGATGATAACCGGGCGGGTTTTTCCGACCGTTTCTGTTTACAGGAGTGTATGACAAGATGACTGTTCGTGTTGCAATTAACGGGTTTGGACGTATTGGCCGAAACGTCCTTCGTGCAATCTATGAGTCGGGTCGCACGGATATCGAGGTTGTCGGGATCAACGATCTCGGTTCTGTTAGCTCCAATGCGCATTTGTTAAAATATGACAGTGTGCATGGCCGTTTTCCTGGCGACGTAACAGTCACCGAAGACAGCATGGATTTGGGGCGCGGTCCTATCCGGGTTACCTCAGAGCGCAATCCCGCCGATTTGCCGTGGGGTGAATTGGATGTTGATGTTGCCTTCGAATGCACCGGTATTTTCACCCATGCAGATAAAGCAAAGGCCCACCTGGAAGCCGGCGCGAAAAAAGTGTTGATTTCAGCCCCAGGCACTGAGGTGGATTTGACCGTCGTGTATGGTGTGAACCATGATAAACTGGAAGCCGGGCACAAGATTGTTTCCAACGCGTCCTGCACAACCAACTGCCTTGCGCCTGTTGCCCAGGTCCTGAATGACACCGTTGGCATCGCCCACGGTTTCATGACAACTGTGCATGCTTATACAGGCGATCAGCCCGTTTTGGACACGTTACACGGTGATATGCGCCGGGCACGGGCCGCTGCCATGTCAATTATTCCCACATCGACAGGAGCCGCGAAGGCGGTTGGTCTGGTGCTTCCAGAACTTGCAGGAAAACTTGACGGCACATCCGTTCGGGTGCCCACGCCAAACGTTTCCATGATTGACCTGACTTTTGTTGCGAAACGCTCAACAACCGCCCAGGAAATCAATGAGGCTGTTCTTGAAGCTGCAAACGGACGCCTCAAGGGCATTCTAAACGCAAATGATGAACCGCTTGTATCGATTGACTTCAACCACAATCCAGCCAGCTCTTCGTTTGACCTAACCCAAACGCAGGTCATTGAAGGCACGTTCGTTCGCGTTCTAAGCTGGTATGACAATGAATGGGGTTTTTCAAACCGTATGAGCGACACGGCTCTGCTTATGGCAAATCTCGGATAATTCAAAGGATAGTGGAGTACACTTAAATGACAGCATACC
This region of Sneathiella aquimaris genomic DNA includes:
- the gap gene encoding type I glyceraldehyde-3-phosphate dehydrogenase; protein product: MTVRVAINGFGRIGRNVLRAIYESGRTDIEVVGINDLGSVSSNAHLLKYDSVHGRFPGDVTVTEDSMDLGRGPIRVTSERNPADLPWGELDVDVAFECTGIFTHADKAKAHLEAGAKKVLISAPGTEVDLTVVYGVNHDKLEAGHKIVSNASCTTNCLAPVAQVLNDTVGIAHGFMTTVHAYTGDQPVLDTLHGDMRRARAAAMSIIPTSTGAAKAVGLVLPELAGKLDGTSVRVPTPNVSMIDLTFVAKRSTTAQEINEAVLEAANGRLKGILNANDEPLVSIDFNHNPASSSFDLTQTQVIEGTFVRVLSWYDNEWGFSNRMSDTALLMANLG